ACCGCGCGCTCCGATTCCGTCAGCGGCTCGACATCCACGCCGCTCTGCCGCGCGATCACGACCGCCTCGATGCTGACCAGCTTGGCGCTGCGCAGCATCTTGGCGCCGAAATCGAAGCCGAAGATCCGGTCCTCGTAAGCGGTCTTCTCGAAATCGGCCATGGCAGCCCTTTGGTTCTAGCGCGACCGGACGACGGTCCCGCCGCGCAGCTTGACGACCGACGCACTGCCCGGCACCTCGACATGCCCGGGGCTCGACCCGACCTTCAGCACCGGCGTCCCGGCCTCGACCGCCAGCACCCGCGGGCTCGCCGCGACCTTCAGCCGCTTCGCTGCCGTGAATCCGATCGCCGTGACCAGGTCCACCAGTCCGCCGGCCACCGCCTGGCCCAGCCGCGCCAGGATCTGCGCCGCCGTGCCGCCGATCGTCTGCATCCCGGCCGCG
The nucleotide sequence above comes from Hypericibacter terrae. Encoded proteins:
- a CDS encoding phage fiber-tail adaptor protein, yielding MADFEKTAYEDRIFGFDFGAKMLRSAKLVSIEAVVIARQSGVDVEPLTESERAVSNKRAQAKFSGGDAGASYTITVKVTDSDGQKLEGEAMLDVVEL